Sequence from the Candidatus Bathyarchaeota archaeon genome:
ACAGTTGCCTTCAGTTCTTGGAACATAGGCGAAGTAATAGGTGCCTTTGACAAGTCTAGTGTGAGGGGGGTACTGAGCCATGAAAGCCACTTAAATGCTAAGAATCGGTTCCTAATTGAGACGAGAAGACTTACGAGGCTGGGAGTATTGTGGCTCATACCGGTAAGACTCAAATTACTCACCAAGAGTTGGGATCTCATAGAGAGGTACCACATATATCAAGCCGATGCTCTCCAAATAGTATCCGCTAAAACTGTAAATGCCACCCAATTCTTTACATCCGACAAGAGAGTGT
This genomic interval carries:
- a CDS encoding type II toxin-antitoxin system VapC family toxin: MKDSITYLDSSSIVKRYVEEPGTRIVRDVYLKAYSGELTVAFSSWNIGEVIGAFDKSSVRGVLSHESHLNAKNRFLIETRRLTRLGVLWLIPVRLKLLTKSWDLIERYHIYQADALQIVSAKTVNATQFFTSDKRVCEIAGREGLNSVLIM